The following are encoded together in the Fusarium keratoplasticum isolate Fu6.1 chromosome 1, whole genome shotgun sequence genome:
- a CDS encoding Zinc finger transcription factor ace1 has translation MSFSHPRRRTPVTRPGSDTENALSLKTNSTLRKGATFHSPTSPVSSASDLTFVPPRLSRSQSHLDDVVDANRRRIALTLNDIDEALAKTEELSLSPRSPKSKPKSLRDTSLPIPRGFLEGPIVDPAMAKEAERRVLRPRSVRHSRHHASDSGLGTSVASTNEKHAAVTPSKETKTRSAITRSAAASTTEKLPTLGSKAINRIHEHTLRPLLAKPTLKDFEPIVLDIPRRIRSKEIICLRDLEKTLIFMAPERTKSAALYLDFCLTSVRCIQATVEYLSDREQIRPADRPYTNGYFIDLKDQILEYGKQLAAKNNGDDMDVDASDEIKLIGGIAENGRPAELVRVRKDGTYISLETGKPVDVDEAPMKMKRSLSQQLEDEEEIQRSMARRKKNASPEELAPKRCREPGCNKEFKRPCDLTKHEKTHSRPWKCPVPTCKYHTYGWPTEKEMDRHHNDKHSDAPAMYECLFKPCPYKSKRESNCKQHMEKAHGWHYVRTKTNGKVPRNKPASSTQQTPPLVNVSTPSTTPTYSGVPTPPQHDVTQFVGADFPLYPNESDWMSINNIPAESLDLDLTLDSTSPASASPYEQYAPYQNGSAFILDNEDLYAAHMQLPTQLPTQDQMAFYNPNPKMMAQQLPIYQAPQPVAVPTGAPHFSPTGQETAMLFTPNSLRDVDEGFDDSFGGEGMDFPLFPSGNGMTNKANEYQQPLFGEIPSANLGFSQTSQQDLFQMDLSSMDFQQNFTD, from the exons ATGTCCTTCTCCCACCCACGTCGAAGGACTCCGGTGACTCGCCCGGGCAGCGACACCGAGAATGCCTTGTCCCTTAAGACCAACTCGACCCTCCGTAAGGGTGCAACCTTTCACTCTCCTACTTCTCCTGTCTCTTCAGCTTCGGACCTCACCTTTGTCCCTCCTCGCCTGTCTCGATCCCAATCTCACTtggatgatgtcgtcgatgccAACCGACGTCGCAtcgccttgaccttgaacgacatcgacgaggctctggcCAAGACCGAAGAGCTCTCTCTGTCGCCCAGGTCCCCCAAgagcaagcccaagtctCTTCGGGACACCAGCTTGCCCATCCCTCGCGGCTTCCTCGAGGGGCCCATCGTCGACCCAGCCATGGCTAAGGAAGCTGAGAGGCGCGTATTGCGTCCTCGTTCTGTCCGACACTCACGGCACCATGCTTCCGACAGCGGCCTTGGGACTTCGGTGGCTTCCACAAACGAGAAGCATGCTGCAGTCACTCCATCAAAGGAGACAAAGACGCGCTCCGCCATCACAAGATCTGCAGCTGCCTCCACAACAGAGAAGCTTCCAACCCTCGGCTCAAAGGCCATCAACCGCATTCACGAGCACACATTGCGCCCACTGTTGGCCAAGCCAACTCTCAAGGACTTTGAGCCCATAGTCCTTGACATTCCACGAAGAATTCGATCAAAGGAAATCATTTGCCTGCGAGATCTTGAAAAGACCTTGATCTTTATGGCACCG GAGAGGACCAAGTCCGCCGCCTTGTACCTCGATTTCTGCCTTACCTCCGTCCGATGCATTCAAGCGACCGTCGAATATCTCAGCGACCGCGAACAAATTCGACCTGCTGATCGGCCTTACACTAACGGATATTTCATCGACCTGAAGGACCAGATTCTTGAATACGGAAAGCAGCTCGCCGCCAAGAACAACGGCGACGACATGGATGTCGACGC ATCTGATGAGATCAAGCTCATCGGTGGTATTGCTGAGAACGGACGTCCCGCCGAGCTCGTCCGCGTCCGAAAGGACGGCACCTACATTTCCCTGGAGACCGGCAAGcccgtcgacgtcgacgaggctcccatgaagatgaagcgCTCCCTGAGCCAGCAgctggaggacgaggaggagatccagCGATCCATGGCTCGCCGCAAGAAGAACGCCTCCCCCGAGGAGTTGGCTCCCAAGAGGTGCCGCGAGCCTGGATGCAACAAGGAGTTCAAGCGCCCCTGCGACCTGACCAAGCACGAGAAGACACACTCTCGACCCTGGAAGTGCCCCGTCCCGACTTGCAAGTACCACACCTACGGATGGCCTactgagaaggagatggatcgCCACCACAACGACAAGCACTCGGATGCTCCCGCCATGTACGAGTGCCTCTTCAAGCCTTGCCCGTACAAGTCCAAGCGCGAGTCCAACTGCAAACAACACATGGAGAAGGCCCACGGCTGGCACTACGTGCGAACCAAGACCAACGGCAAGGTGCCGCGTAACAAGCCCGCCAGCTCCACCCAGCAAACTCCTCCTCTCGTGAACGTTTCGACTCCTTCCACCACGCCCACCTACAGCGGCGTTCccactcctcctcagcaCGACGTTACCCAGTTCGTTGGCGCTGACTTCCCTCTCTACCCCAACGAGTCGGACTGGATGTCGATCAACAACATTCCTGCCGAGTCCCTTGATCTGGACTTGACTCTCGACAGCACTTCTCCCGCCTCAGCCAGCCCGTACGAGCAGTATGCTCCTTACCAGAACGGCTCGGCCTTTATCCTCGACAACGAGGACCTGTACGCTGCCCACATGCAGCTGCCAACTCAGCTCCCCACGCAGGACCAGATGGCCTTCTACAATCCCAACCCTAAGATGATGGCTCAGCAGCTGCCCATCTACCAGGCGCCTCAGCCTGTCGCTGTTCCAACTGGCGCCCCACACTTCTCGCCAACTGGCCAAGAGACGGCTATGCTCTTCACCCCTAATTCACTACGAGACGTTGATGAAGGATTCGATGATTCCTTCGGTGGAGAGGGGATGGACTTCCCACTCTTCCCTAGCGGAAACGGCATGACAAACAAGGCAAATGAGTACCAGCAGCCACTCTTTGGCGAAATCCCAAGCGCCAACCTTGGCTTCTCCCAGACCTCGCAGCAGGACCTCTTCCAGATGGACCTGTCCAGCATGGACTTCCAGCAGAACTTCACGGACTAG
- a CDS encoding Glutamine amidotransferase type-2 domain-containing protein — protein MCGIHAVISSNAGDCISPGLERCLINRGPDHTGTVQAQLDGNEPDQAGLFLTFTSTVLSLRGDHVAKQPLTDPASGSILCWNGEAWGLRGEPVQGNDGEAVLALLAEASRSAAHTPGQILDVLRAIEGPFSFIYLDKPAKRLYYGRDRLGRRSLLIKEGLPFALSSIAETPVEGWSEVEADGCYTLELGEVAAGGMVPLRHDWTPDTSMVSSIGVFNEEVPQQATRLVPDSVSVQDLHSHLVESLKLRVLDVPLPPKASHTDARVAVLFSGGLDCTVLARLAHDLIPLDQSIDLINVAFENPRIAAQFPGCSRDDLYEKCPDRLTGRSAFAELSRVCPERNWRFVAANVPYTENLEHRADIIRLIYPHNTEMDLSIACALYFAARGQGLSETIGEPTPQQYSTTARVLLSGLGADELFGGYGRHGVAYTQRGYSGLVQELKLDVGRLGKRNLGRDDRVMAHWGREVRFPYLDERFVKWAIECPVWEKCDFENSSDEGSLDAEKRVLRLVAQSLGMSTVAREKKRAIQFGARTAKMESSKVKGTTLLST, from the exons ATGTGCGGCATTCACGCCGTCATCTCATCCAACGCCGGTGATTGCATATCTCCTGGACTAGAGCGATGTCTTATCAACCGAGGACCAGACCACACAGGGACCGTACAGGCTCAGCTCGACGGGAACGAGCCCGATCAAGCTGGCCTTTTCTTGACCTTTACGTCGACTGTATTGTCGCTACGAGGAGATCACGTTGCCAAACAACCCCTTACCGACCCTGCCTCGGGTTCTATCCTCTGCTGGAATGGAGAGGCTTGGGGGCTCCGAGGAGAACCGGTTCAAGGCAATGACGGCGAAGCAGTCCTCGCCCTGTTAGCTGAGGCAAGCCGTAGTGCGGCACACACGCCAGGCCAGATTCTCGATGTCTTGCGAGCCATCGAAGGGCCTTTCTCTTTTATCTACCTGGACAAACCGGCGAAGCGGCTCTACTATGGGCGTGACCGCCTGGGCCGTCGGTCACTGCTCATCAAAGAGGGGCTGCCATTTGCCCTTTCGAGCATCGCTGAGACGCCCGTCGAAGGATGGAGCGAGGTCGAGGCTGATGGATGCTATACTCTGGAGCTGGGAGAGGTCGCAGCCGGCGGAATGGTGCCCCTGCGACATGACTGGACACCAGACACATCCATG GTCTCGAGCATCGGCGTCTTCAACGAAGAGGTCCCTCAGCAAGCTACCAGACTTGTTCCGGATTCAGTATCCGTGCAGGATCTGCATTCGCATCTCGTCGAGTCGCTCAAGCTTCGAGTTCTAGACGTGCCGCTGCCACCAAAGGCCTCTCATACTGATGCAAGAGTTGCGGTGCTGTTCTCGGGAGGGCTCGACTGCACCGTGCTTGCACGGCTTGCGCATGATCTTATCCCCCTTGACCAGTCTATTGACTTGATCAATGTGGCGTTTGAGAACCCCAGAATAGCTGCCCAGTTCCCGGGATGTTCTCGGGATGATCTCTATGAGAAGTGCCCTGACCGGTTGACGGGACGGAGTGCTTTCGCAGAGCTCAGCCGAGTCTGTCCCGAGAGGAACTGGCGATTTGTGGCA GCGAACGTGCCATATACAGAAAATCTCGAGCACAGAGCCGATATTATTAGGCTCATATACCCACACAATACAGAGATGGACCTCTCGATTGCGTGCGCGCTGTATTTTGCCGCCAGAGGACAGGGACTAAGCGAAACGATAGGCGAGCCAACGCCACAACAGTACAGCACAACCGCGCGCGTATTGCTATCCGGACTGGGCGCCGACGAGCTGTTTGGTGGATATGGCCGTCATGGCGTAGCGTACACGCAGCGCGGCTACTCGGGGCTTGTCCAGGAGCTGAAACTGGACGTGGGCCGGCTGGGAAAGCGAAATCTCGGACGTGATGACCGGGTCATGGCGCACTGGGGCCGAGAAGTGAGGTTCCCGTACTTGGACGAGCGATTTGTCAAGTGGGCGATCGAATGTCCCGTATGGGAGAAGTGCGACTTTGAGAacagcagcgacgagggATCTCTGGATGCAGAGAAACGAGTGCTGCGACTGGTAGCCCAGTCTCTTGGCATGAGCACGGTTGCgcgggagaagaagagggcg ATACAATTCGGGGCTCGgacggccaagatggagagtagcaaggtcaaggggaCGACGCTGTTGTCTACGTGA
- a CDS encoding TFIIB-type domain-containing protein produces the protein MVPPGSGDTKEEAFQEDLNNILCCPDCREIPPNLIEEFSSGDVVCESCGVVVGTRIIDTRSEWRTFANDDQGGDDPSRVGGPQDEFVEGQQLATTVAFSESKAHKALSRTQNNTNQDKAQKGLMQAYKEIVSLCEAINMGQNVSNAAKHIFKLVDKHKFLKGKPQEAVIAGCIFIACRQNNVPRTFREIFNLTSVSKKEVGRVFKQLQSFLQKLQGQDGEATGLNTVTNYENTSVGAEDLCGRYVSQLGFKYQQKISKISRDLAEQANEISALAGRSPLSVAAACIYMACHLVGEPRPSLPIAKQAGVSDGTVKTAYKHLFAAREQLIKKEWLENGGSMDNIPQVQV, from the coding sequence ATGGTACCGCCTGGCAGCGGCGATACGAAAGAGGAGGCCTTCCAAGAAGATCTGAACAACATCCTGTGCTGCCCCGACTGCAGAGAGATCCCGCCAAACCTGATCGAGGAGTTCTCCAGTGGTGACGTGGTGTGCGAGAGCTGCGGCGTCGTAGTCGGAACCCGGATCATCGACACGCGCTCAGAATGGCGTACATTTGCCAACGACGACCAGGGCGGCGACGACCCTAGCCGTGTCGGTGGACCGCAGGACGAGTTCGTTGAAGGCCAGCAGCTCGCGACCACTGTGGCCTTCTCCGAGTCCAAGGCCCACAAGGCTTTGTCCCGCACTCagaacaacaccaaccagGACAAGGCTCAGAAGGGCCTCATGCAGGCATACAAGGAGATCGTTTCACTGTGCGAAGCTATCAACATGGGCCAGAAcgtctccaacgccgccaagcacatcttcaagctcgtcgacaagcacaagttcctcaagggcaagccCCAGGAGGCCGTCATCGCTGGAtgcatcttcatcgcctGCCGGCAGAACAACGTGCCTCGAACTTTCCGCGAAATCTTCAACCTGACCAGCGTGAGCAAGAAGGAAGTCGGACGTGTGTTCAAGCAGCTGCAGTCCTTCCTGCAGAAACTGCAGGGACAGGACGGCGAGGCGACAGGCCTCAACACCGTCACAAACTACGAGAACACATCCGTGGGCGCCGAGGATCTCTGTGGCCGCTACGTGTCTCAGCTCGGATTCAAGTACCAGCAGAAGATCTCCAAGATCTCCCGGGATCTGGCTGAGCAGGCCAATGAGATCTCGGCACTCGCAGGCCGATCACCCCTGTCAGTCGCCGCGGCATGCATCTACATGGCATGCCATCTCGTCGGAGAGCCACGCCCGTCTCTCCCCATCGCCAAGCAGGCGGGTGTCAGCGACGGCACCGTCAAGACTGCGTACAAGCACCTATTCGCTGCGCGGGAgcagctcatcaagaaggaatGGCTCGAGAACGGCGGCAGCATGGACAACATCCCCCAGGTTCAGGTTTAA